From a region of the Mesomycoplasma ovipneumoniae ATCC 29419 genome:
- a CDS encoding ABC transporter substrate-binding protein has translation MKKIKKLLILNSFVVVPTFFLLSCASALERNRQEFDFGVSTTTINTLNYVKNNSSHQILNSLVESFVKPGPSASNSYGAKLNLPAISFELYNTNLQSTVGDEILQNPAGITPDGSSFTISDFGLALGSVAPSSGGAKSFVGIQNSSQSIVSTSIFLNKGASKWANNQPVIAQNFIDYILYVLNINVASPNLVKVLSLNIKNAQKMISLQQDYVSKFGNPYLNPFGQKRYVKDEKTGKVSLDFNQKVFESQNSGDEEYVGQFKENARNFGMYTGQIFEQMTNKEVVELVQANLSLNPNFSANSTEINVVQNNQRSVIKLTKNPFLDPSQVFDGPNLIPRYDFLPGDEYGLRIQFEDSAAKKFINLFRQIIHPDIIFPINREFVEIEAGGINNFGTDLSKFLINGPFDISELNLGSQGSMILTKRQGYYSSDKTIPNKIKVFFAEQPELLSSLFLDGYIAKTKIPSTFQSKFWSEERTRRYMEKQTGYGTIGIQVNLDNVKKGKSYLQDSDLRKAILYGINRIDLLNLYGLDHSFPQTTWTNFDSILTSRGYPLETFLENRNYRSEFLDSNGKQVEFPVLAQNYGSHLAKGVWFESVPRVDSSYSPQTSKFFLERFKKNNPNVEKVKLTFIYKDDAEEKVAIGLQDILARNTNNFIEIDPVRLPDGIYQQRLSTGDFDLTMKNFDFFNIGGSQPHSYIKAFFNTDEISPSDNKFSGLESNPASSMTYWKMWNQISPQQRAEIAKRLEISDIFLKKFEELITRKLKLDAQGKPIFKQVYLDKEQKIPATDYNNKPILVPEFSEPLDEYNNRIDSFFNAIFTHKEKQEGWTQNRVFEFVLVFEKIIREFAPIIPVMEVDTFWTINRIRAGSGNSFQFAFDVENIKVNFVTAEDGKQ, from the coding sequence ATGAAAAAAATTAAAAAGTTACTAATTTTAAACTCTTTTGTTGTAGTTCCAACTTTTTTCTTGCTCTCATGTGCTTCTGCTCTTGAAAGAAATCGTCAAGAATTTGACTTTGGAGTTTCAACAACAACAATTAACACTTTAAATTACGTAAAAAATAATTCTTCCCACCAAATTCTTAATTCTTTAGTTGAATCTTTTGTAAAACCAGGTCCATCTGCTTCAAATTCATATGGGGCAAAATTAAATTTACCGGCAATTTCCTTTGAGCTTTATAATACAAATCTTCAAAGCACGGTCGGTGATGAAATACTGCAAAACCCAGCAGGTATTACTCCGGATGGTTCTTCTTTTACAATTAGTGATTTTGGACTGGCTCTTGGTTCAGTTGCACCCTCAAGTGGAGGAGCAAAATCCTTTGTTGGAATTCAAAATTCTTCGCAGTCAATTGTCTCAACTTCAATTTTTCTCAATAAAGGTGCCTCAAAATGAGCAAATAATCAACCTGTTATTGCCCAAAATTTTATTGACTATATTTTGTATGTACTAAATATTAATGTTGCATCCCCTAATTTAGTCAAAGTTCTTTCACTAAATATTAAAAATGCCCAAAAAATGATCTCGCTCCAACAAGATTATGTCTCAAAATTTGGAAATCCTTATCTAAATCCTTTTGGTCAAAAAAGATATGTAAAAGATGAAAAAACTGGCAAAGTCAGTCTTGATTTTAACCAAAAAGTCTTTGAATCTCAAAACTCTGGTGATGAAGAATATGTCGGACAATTTAAAGAAAATGCAAGAAATTTTGGAATGTATACAGGTCAAATTTTTGAACAAATGACAAACAAGGAAGTTGTTGAACTAGTTCAGGCTAATTTATCACTAAATCCAAATTTTAGTGCTAATTCAACCGAAATTAACGTTGTTCAAAACAACCAAAGATCAGTAATAAAACTGACAAAAAATCCATTTTTAGATCCTTCACAAGTTTTTGACGGTCCTAATTTGATTCCAAGATACGATTTTCTGCCCGGAGATGAATATGGACTCCGGATCCAATTTGAAGACTCAGCGGCAAAAAAATTCATTAACTTGTTTAGACAGATAATTCATCCTGATATAATTTTCCCAATAAATCGGGAATTTGTCGAGATTGAAGCTGGCGGGATTAATAATTTTGGAACCGATCTTTCAAAATTTTTAATTAATGGTCCTTTTGATATTTCTGAACTTAATTTAGGGTCTCAAGGTTCAATGATTCTAACAAAAAGACAAGGTTATTATTCATCAGATAAAACCATTCCTAATAAAATTAAAGTCTTTTTTGCCGAACAACCCGAACTTTTATCGTCACTTTTCCTTGATGGTTACATTGCAAAAACCAAAATTCCTTCAACTTTTCAGTCTAAATTCTGATCTGAAGAAAGAACAAGAAGATACATGGAAAAACAAACCGGATATGGTACAATTGGAATCCAAGTTAATTTAGATAATGTCAAAAAAGGAAAATCTTACCTTCAAGATTCAGATCTGCGAAAAGCGATTCTTTATGGCATAAATCGGATTGATTTACTGAATTTATACGGTCTTGACCACTCTTTTCCACAGACAACTTGAACTAATTTTGATAGTATACTAACTTCTCGGGGCTATCCTTTGGAGACCTTTTTGGAAAACAGAAACTACCGTTCAGAATTTCTAGATTCAAACGGAAAACAAGTTGAATTTCCAGTTTTAGCCCAAAATTATGGCTCACATTTAGCAAAAGGGGTTTGATTTGAATCTGTCCCAAGAGTCGATTCATCTTATAGTCCGCAGACTTCAAAATTTTTCCTTGAAAGATTTAAAAAGAATAATCCTAATGTTGAAAAGGTTAAACTAACTTTTATTTATAAAGATGATGCCGAAGAAAAAGTTGCTATTGGACTGCAGGACATTCTAGCCCGAAATACCAATAATTTTATCGAAATTGACCCTGTTAGACTTCCTGATGGAATTTACCAACAAAGACTTTCAACTGGTGACTTTGATTTGACAATGAAAAACTTTGACTTTTTCAATATCGGTGGTTCTCAACCTCATTCATATATAAAAGCGTTTTTCAACACAGATGAAATTTCGCCAAGTGATAATAAATTTTCAGGACTTGAGTCTAATCCGGCCTCTTCAATGACTTACTGGAAAATGTGAAATCAAATTTCACCTCAGCAAAGAGCTGAAATTGCAAAAAGACTCGAGATTTCTGACATTTTTTTAAAGAAATTTGAAGAACTAATCACCCGAAAATTGAAACTTGATGCCCAAGGAAAGCCGATTTTTAAACAAGTCTACCTTGACAAGGAACAAAAAATTCCTGCAACTGATTATAATAATAAGCCAATTTTAGTGCCAGAATTTTCTGAGCCCCTAGACGAATATAACAACAGAATTGACTCATTTTTCAATGCAATTTTTACACACAAAGAAAAACAAGAAGGCTGAACTCAGAACAGAGTTTTTGAATTTGTGCTAGTTTTTGAAAAAATAATTCGTGAATTTGCGCCAATTATTCCAGTTATGGAGGTCGATACTTTCTGAACTATCAACCGAATTAGGGCCGGATCAGGAAATTCTTTCCAGTTTGCTTTTGATGTTGAAAATATTAAAGTTAATTTTGTAACTGCAGAAGACGGAAAGCAATAA
- a CDS encoding IS1634 family transposase: MKKQNLFLFSVWGSSKDKPYKYVGWTQGYSKDPKRWFSLGNERNLEKINPNAVQIIKEKLKLFSNLDDKDKVKAILLDSIKNSSIIRRFGFCWRGINWKNLLKSTIFFESLPKSRHKNMKEIFNYLISKRITDPGSIINAFDKKDDYSNQINTSKNSFYRLLDLVYESQNQLLNSVNKMVISELGKRDSEFYFDSSTVYFETFERNGLRIPGYSKDAKFKEDQIVIGLACDKNGIPFHIKVFKGNTGDSSTLIPFVLDVESKYNIKNMTIIADRGMSTAANIRFLESRNYNFIISYRAKVGTQKFKNYLLDPSDYVNVSADFKYKKKNFIHLIRIKDTPKILEEELLLTVQKRAIKDSKAREEQIESFIKKQNKDGFIEVNKLFGKKPKYFKEISNMKFELDQSKIDKDKQFDGYYVYETNILNSNVLDIVEKYQKQWNIEANFRSLKGLLNILLVFLRIDEHILAHTLLCFISLVILKTIIFKINKHISDNKLFQNNQLTEVSLVTMLQKLRQRVEFNTLDQQMIFKNRDGVPSDPNIWNRYDFYYDVLINQ; encoded by the coding sequence ATGAAAAAACAAAATTTGTTTTTATTTAGTGTTTGAGGATCTTCAAAAGATAAACCATATAAATATGTTGGCTGAACACAAGGTTATTCCAAAGATCCAAAACGTTGATTTAGTTTAGGAAATGAGCGGAATTTGGAAAAAATTAATCCAAATGCTGTTCAAATTATCAAAGAAAAATTGAAATTGTTTTCAAATTTAGATGACAAAGATAAAGTCAAGGCTATTTTACTTGATTCTATTAAAAATTCAAGCATAATCAGAAGGTTCGGTTTTTGTTGGCGGGGAATTAATTGAAAAAACTTATTGAAAAGCACAATATTTTTTGAATCACTTCCTAAAAGTAGACATAAAAATATGAAGGAAATTTTTAACTACTTAATTTCAAAACGGATCACTGATCCTGGCAGCATTATTAATGCTTTTGATAAAAAGGATGACTACTCAAATCAAATAAATACTTCCAAAAATAGCTTTTATAGACTTTTAGATCTTGTCTATGAGTCACAAAATCAACTTTTAAATAGTGTCAACAAAATGGTTATAAGCGAACTTGGAAAAAGGGACAGTGAATTTTATTTTGATTCATCAACAGTCTATTTTGAGACATTTGAAAGAAATGGATTAAGAATTCCTGGTTATTCTAAAGATGCTAAATTCAAAGAAGACCAAATTGTCATTGGCTTAGCGTGTGATAAAAATGGTATTCCTTTTCATATTAAAGTTTTTAAAGGAAATACCGGCGATTCTAGTACATTAATCCCTTTTGTATTAGATGTTGAATCCAAATATAATATCAAAAATATGACAATAATCGCTGATCGTGGCATGTCAACTGCCGCAAATATTCGATTTCTTGAATCAAGAAACTATAATTTCATTATTTCTTATCGTGCAAAGGTAGGAACTCAAAAATTCAAAAATTATTTACTAGATCCAAGCGATTATGTTAATGTAAGTGCGGATTTTAAGTATAAAAAGAAGAATTTTATTCATCTTATAAGAATAAAAGATACACCGAAAATATTAGAAGAAGAATTATTACTTACAGTGCAAAAAAGAGCGATAAAAGACAGCAAAGCTCGCGAAGAGCAAATCGAAAGTTTTATTAAAAAGCAAAATAAAGATGGTTTTATTGAAGTAAACAAATTGTTTGGCAAAAAACCTAAATATTTTAAGGAAATTTCAAACATGAAATTTGAATTAGATCAAAGTAAAATTGACAAAGACAAACAATTTGATGGTTACTATGTTTATGAAACAAATATACTAAATTCAAATGTCTTAGACATAGTTGAAAAATACCAAAAACAGTGGAATATTGAAGCTAATTTTAGAAGTCTAAAAGGTTTGTTGAATATTCTACTCGTATTTTTAAGAATTGACGAGCACATTCTAGCTCATACACTTTTGTGTTTTATCTCACTAGTTATTTTAAAAACTATAATATTTAAAATCAACAAACATATTAGTGATAACAAGTTATTTCAAAACAATCAATTAACTGAGGTTAGTTTAGTAACGATGTTGCAAAAATTAAGACAAAGGGTCGAATTTAACACTTTAGATCAGCAAATGATATTTAAAAATCGAGATGGTGTTCCTAGTGATCCGAATATTTGAAATAGGTATGATTTTTACTATGATGTGTTAATAAATCAGTAA